In Ostrinia nubilalis chromosome 10, ilOstNubi1.1, whole genome shotgun sequence, a single genomic region encodes these proteins:
- the LOC135075598 gene encoding mitochondrial import receptor subunit TOM22 homolog isoform X2 has product MPAEIPCTCSTPSDCQLGSSPSAGTPIGTLKEYDDEPDETLSERLWGLTEMFPECVRNGTYTVTTTTWSGVKSLYGLSRSVMWIVASSSVILFAPVIFEVERAQVEEMQKSQQKQVLLGTNTALSGPMPNMPPMPR; this is encoded by the exons atgcctGCAGAAATTCCATGTACTTGCAGTACCCCAAGTGATTGCCAG CTAGGATCATCCCCCAGCGCAGGTACACCAATAGGAACTTTGAAAGAATACGACGAT GAGCCTGATGAAACACTTTCCGAAAGACTATGGGGATTGACTGAGATGTTTCCGGAGTGTGTCCGGAATGGCACATACACAGTTACTACTACAACTTG GTCTGGCGTAAAGTCCTTGTATGGTCTATCCCGCTCAGTCATGTGGATTGTGGCGAGTTCATCCGTAATTCTATTTGCCCCGGTCATCTTTGAGGTAGAGCGAGCACAAGTGGAAGAAATGCAAAAATCACAGCAAAAACAG GTCTTATTGGGAACTAATACTGCCCTGTCCGGTCCAATGCCCAACATGCCACCAATGCCGCGATAA
- the LOC135075598 gene encoding mitochondrial import receptor subunit TOM22 homolog isoform X1, with translation MITDLTDELDQSDSGMESLIASKDDTPERRPEDSFIIPSLGSSPSAGTPIGTLKEYDDEPDETLSERLWGLTEMFPECVRNGTYTVTTTTWSGVKSLYGLSRSVMWIVASSSVILFAPVIFEVERAQVEEMQKSQQKQVLLGTNTALSGPMPNMPPMPR, from the exons ATGATTACGGATTTGACTGATGAATTGGATCAAAGCGACAGCGGTATGGAATCACTGATTGCGAGCAAGGATGACACTCCTGAACGTAGACCTGAAGACAGTTTCATAATCCCTTCG CTAGGATCATCCCCCAGCGCAGGTACACCAATAGGAACTTTGAAAGAATACGACGAT GAGCCTGATGAAACACTTTCCGAAAGACTATGGGGATTGACTGAGATGTTTCCGGAGTGTGTCCGGAATGGCACATACACAGTTACTACTACAACTTG GTCTGGCGTAAAGTCCTTGTATGGTCTATCCCGCTCAGTCATGTGGATTGTGGCGAGTTCATCCGTAATTCTATTTGCCCCGGTCATCTTTGAGGTAGAGCGAGCACAAGTGGAAGAAATGCAAAAATCACAGCAAAAACAG GTCTTATTGGGAACTAATACTGCCCTGTCCGGTCCAATGCCCAACATGCCACCAATGCCGCGATAA